A genomic window from Coccinella septempunctata chromosome 9, icCocSept1.1, whole genome shotgun sequence includes:
- the LOC123320900 gene encoding uncharacterized protein LOC123320900 yields the protein MTATALKVEELNSQDENTVFLFKQIGESHPQPQIEDFAIAFMNKTMERRPREFPKIICIGGIHGTNMRNYQLTIVLVKYENNVGFPVSFLISNRLDHTIQIFLGH from the exons ATGACAGCAACAGCCTTAAAagtggaagaattgaacagtCAAGATGAAAACACTGTTTTCTTATTCAAGCAGATAG GAGAAAGTCACCCTCAGCCAcaaattgaagattttgctATAGCTTTCATGAACAAGACTATGGAAAGAAGGCCGAGGGAATTCCCAAAAATTATTTGTATTGGTGGCATTCATGGAACCAACATGAGGAATTATCAATTGACTATTGTTTTAGTGAAATATGAGAACAATGTTGGGTTCCCTGTATCCTTTTTGATTTCTAATCGTTTGGATCACACGATCCAAATTTTTTTAGGTCATTGA
- the LOC123320989 gene encoding uncharacterized protein LOC123320989: protein MVSKENRVVVPINVLEALHFIKKAWDEVSPRTIQNCFSACGFDVITTDESDTALENPEEVEIDLYTSVFDVDVNFNEFVEVDCDLPVCFPPTDESIVREVLQREEEDDAGFDNLEDPEIEPPTPPTVQEARQAIDTIRCFLESSEDIEYYIFKKLNEISSVVSKLEKKRFKQMKINDFFKPV, encoded by the exons ATGGTTTCAAAA GAGAATCGTGTTGTAGTCCCAATAAATGTATTAGAAGCTCTACATTTCATCAAGAAGGCATGGGATGAAGTGAGCCCTCGAACAattcaaaattgtttttctgCATGTGGATTCGACGTGATTACCACCGATGAATCAGACACAGCGCTGGAAAATCCAGAAGAAGTAGAAATTGATCTGTACACATCTGTATTTGATGTGGATGTAAACTTTAACGAATTTGTGGAGGTGGATTGTGATCTACCGGTATGCTTTCCACCTACAGATGAAAGTATCGTACGTGAAGTGTTACAAAGGGAAGAAGAAGACGATGCAGGTTTCGACAATTTGGAGGACCCTGAAATTGAGCCACCTACACCACCAACTGTTCAAGAAGCTAGACAAGCTATCGACACGATCAGATGTTTTCTGGAAAGTTCTGAAGATATCGAATACTACATTTTCAAGAAACTAAATGAAATATCTTCGGTGGTttccaaattggaaaaaaaacgtTTTAAGCAAATGAAAATAAACGATTTTTTTAAACCCGTATGA